The following proteins are encoded in a genomic region of Amycolatopsis sulphurea:
- a CDS encoding TniQ family protein, with translation MTRPRPRPKTGVQPLPRSLDPLAGESLVGYLLRLAHRLDLSPARVAVLTGLADAHLPSIPAGRLLALTPDHAAAFARATHLSTAEVTALTLISFADRYPPVNPAFSGRQRQNHGIFVKENWVFSRASRYCPDCLAGDGSRSKTSTAGPGNSPGGCPSCSPVRFTDACSAIPAQAATSPPTIAPPARSNC, from the coding sequence GTGACCAGACCCCGACCCCGCCCGAAGACCGGGGTCCAGCCGCTTCCCCGCAGTCTCGATCCGCTGGCCGGCGAGTCGCTTGTCGGCTACCTGCTGCGGCTCGCCCACCGGCTCGATCTATCACCTGCCAGGGTCGCCGTACTCACCGGCCTCGCCGACGCCCACCTGCCCAGCATTCCCGCCGGCCGTCTGCTTGCCCTCACCCCTGACCACGCCGCGGCCTTCGCCCGAGCGACACACCTGTCCACCGCGGAAGTCACCGCGCTGACCCTGATCAGCTTCGCCGACCGCTACCCGCCGGTGAATCCCGCGTTCTCCGGCCGCCAACGCCAGAACCACGGGATCTTCGTCAAAGAGAACTGGGTGTTCTCCCGAGCCAGCCGCTACTGCCCCGACTGCCTGGCCGGCGACGGCAGCCGATCCAAGACCAGCACGGCGGGGCCTGGAAACTCACCTGGCGGCTGCCCGTCGTGTTCGCCTGTCCGCTTCACCGACGCCTGCTCCGCCATACCTGCCCAAGCTGCGACCAGCCCGCCCACCATCGCGCCACCGGCCAGGTCCAACTGCTGA
- a CDS encoding elongation factor G translates to MGTTINIGVLAHVDAGKTSLTERLLHTAGVIDEVGSVDSGDTQTDSLAVERRRGITVRAAVATFTMRGTKVNLIDTPGHADFIAEVERVLGVLDGVIVVVSAVEGVQPQTRLLMRTVAEMGVPALLFVNKVDRRGARCADLVAAISSALSPSVLRMCDVSDLGTPQVAVAPRSFAGTGFAAEAAEVLADVDPGFLQRYVDDQRPVSAAEYWHRVAKRTAVGAMYPVYFGSAVLGVGVGPLLDAVVDLIPASAGTPADDLRGTVFKVERRPTGEKVAYIRVDSGTLAARSPLELHRAGRMSVTARPSRVEVFDRGVCTVPANALPGDIGRVSGLAEARVGDRIGCDDGTRRGRPFAPPGMRTTVKSVDRAEAEALYAALQELTEEDPHINVCRAADGIQVSLYGEVQREVLEVLLAERYGLAVTFSPIEVVCLERPVGTGSALHEFIHRGRNHFWATVGVSVAAGAVGSGVHYQLAVGLGALPLSFYAAIEESVTSTLQQGIYGWEVVDIKVRLTHVGYDAPHSTAGDFRGVTPLVLMQALRRAGTQVLEPVDWFHVDCPIAHTSTVLSTLAAAGATPEAPVFTGDNCAIEGILPAASTQRIRQALPTLTQGEAAMASRPHAHRPTQGQPPRRPRTDANPLNPKEYLLHTTRRV, encoded by the coding sequence GTGGGAACGACGATCAACATCGGGGTGCTGGCGCACGTCGACGCAGGTAAGACCAGCCTGACCGAGCGGTTGCTGCACACCGCGGGCGTCATCGACGAGGTGGGCAGCGTCGATTCGGGTGACACCCAGACCGACTCGCTTGCCGTGGAGCGGCGGCGTGGCATCACCGTGCGGGCCGCAGTGGCGACGTTCACCATGCGCGGTACCAAGGTGAACCTGATTGACACACCGGGACACGCAGACTTCATCGCCGAGGTGGAGCGCGTGCTCGGGGTGCTCGACGGTGTCATCGTCGTTGTGTCCGCTGTAGAAGGTGTGCAACCACAGACTCGGCTGCTGATGCGGACCGTGGCCGAGATGGGTGTGCCCGCGCTGCTGTTCGTCAACAAGGTCGACCGGCGCGGTGCCCGGTGCGCCGACCTCGTCGCGGCGATCAGCTCGGCGCTCTCACCCTCGGTGCTACGGATGTGCGACGTCTCGGATCTGGGCACGCCACAGGTGGCGGTGGCTCCGCGGTCCTTCGCGGGTACGGGGTTCGCCGCCGAGGCCGCTGAAGTGCTCGCCGACGTGGATCCCGGGTTCCTGCAACGGTATGTCGATGACCAGCGCCCGGTCAGCGCGGCCGAGTACTGGCATCGGGTCGCCAAGCGGACCGCTGTGGGCGCTATGTACCCGGTGTACTTCGGTTCCGCGGTGCTGGGTGTCGGCGTCGGACCGTTGCTCGACGCGGTCGTCGACCTGATCCCGGCAAGCGCAGGCACCCCGGCCGACGACCTGCGCGGCACAGTGTTCAAAGTCGAGCGACGCCCCACTGGGGAGAAGGTCGCCTATATCCGAGTCGACTCCGGCACACTGGCGGCCCGGTCACCACTGGAATTGCACCGGGCGGGCCGGATGTCGGTGACTGCACGACCGAGCCGGGTTGAGGTGTTCGACCGCGGCGTCTGCACCGTACCTGCCAACGCACTACCCGGCGACATCGGACGGGTGAGCGGACTCGCTGAGGCTAGGGTCGGCGACCGCATCGGCTGTGACGATGGCACCAGGCGCGGCCGACCGTTCGCCCCACCTGGCATGCGAACCACCGTGAAGTCCGTTGACCGCGCCGAGGCGGAGGCGCTGTACGCGGCTTTACAAGAACTCACGGAGGAGGACCCGCACATCAACGTGTGCAGGGCGGCCGACGGAATTCAGGTATCCCTCTACGGCGAGGTCCAGCGGGAAGTGTTGGAGGTGCTGCTGGCCGAGCGTTACGGGCTGGCAGTCACCTTCTCCCCTATAGAGGTGGTGTGCTTGGAGCGACCAGTCGGCACAGGGTCTGCACTGCACGAGTTCATCCATAGAGGACGGAACCACTTCTGGGCCACGGTGGGTGTTTCCGTTGCCGCCGGCGCTGTCGGATCAGGTGTGCACTACCAACTCGCCGTCGGTCTCGGTGCCCTACCGCTGTCTTTCTACGCGGCTATTGAGGAGTCCGTGACCTCTACGTTGCAACAAGGCATCTACGGCTGGGAGGTGGTGGACATCAAAGTCCGCCTGACCCACGTTGGCTACGATGCTCCCCACAGCACCGCGGGAGACTTCCGTGGCGTGACACCTTTGGTCCTGATGCAAGCCCTCCGCCGTGCAGGCACTCAAGTCCTGGAACCCGTCGACTGGTTCCACGTTGACTGCCCGATCGCCCACACCAGCACCGTTCTCTCCACCCTCGCCGCAGCTGGCGCAACGCCAGAAGCACCTGTCTTCACCGGTGACAACTGTGCGATCGAGGGCATTCTGCCTGCCGCGTCAACGCAGCGCATCCGCCAAGCCCTCCCCACCCTCACCCAAGGCGAAGCCGCCATGGCCTCTCGCCCCCACGCCCATCGCCCTACCCAAGGTCAACCACCCCGCCGCCCTCGCACCGATGCCAACCCCCTCAACCCCAAGGAATACCTCCTCCACACGACCCGCCGCGTCTGA
- a CDS encoding tetratricopeptide repeat protein, translating to MPDATNPRPSSFTAALIGLEHPEPPADVDLFSRACVDQFRVADPTQFGYQFTQVFEPAVLREVALLAGIDYSALTTLGHHPTGAVDRLVDALGRASRMPVVELVWLASVLISVSRFDRVSDVLAIARGMGRGPREVFEVAMLEFMVTNRVEDGRGSPAAFRRARAAALTGEVPDDRVLDACTQAVVWQLKRSEVDPADHEWYLRRGHELAGAPDRVRSASLSAWYRGVAMMPAAERDAERTRYYMEHAHDVASEIVQRNPRSYELNLVKTYYESTIKEHLHVTGDLDRAQEAGFALVALDRVWAPSYGELAEVYLRAGKPEEAARLYERAAELGPPYYGNHLRSAAQCREKVGQFDVAVEYYLRLSELAPLSEPVAKAGLAAASRISHPSIRHFAGVLEYTAGRSEPTPTRSTDDQ from the coding sequence GTGCCCGACGCCACGAATCCGCGGCCCAGCAGCTTCACCGCGGCGTTGATCGGCCTCGAACACCCCGAGCCGCCCGCGGATGTGGACCTGTTCTCCCGGGCTTGCGTCGACCAGTTCCGCGTCGCCGACCCGACCCAGTTCGGCTACCAGTTCACCCAGGTGTTCGAGCCCGCGGTGTTGCGCGAAGTGGCTCTGCTGGCCGGGATCGACTATTCCGCGCTCACCACACTTGGCCACCACCCGACCGGAGCGGTCGACAGGCTCGTCGACGCGTTGGGGCGCGCGTCCCGGATGCCGGTCGTCGAGTTGGTCTGGCTCGCCTCGGTCCTGATCAGCGTGTCGCGGTTCGACCGGGTGTCGGACGTGCTCGCCATCGCTCGTGGAATGGGGCGCGGGCCACGTGAGGTCTTCGAGGTTGCGATGCTGGAGTTCATGGTCACCAACCGCGTCGAGGACGGGCGCGGCTCGCCGGCGGCGTTCCGCCGGGCCCGCGCCGCCGCGTTGACCGGCGAGGTCCCCGACGACCGGGTGCTCGACGCCTGCACGCAGGCGGTGGTCTGGCAGCTCAAGCGCAGCGAGGTCGACCCTGCCGACCACGAGTGGTACCTCCGGCGCGGGCACGAGTTGGCCGGCGCGCCCGACCGGGTTCGCTCGGCGTCGCTGTCGGCCTGGTATCGCGGGGTCGCGATGATGCCTGCGGCCGAGCGCGACGCCGAGCGGACCCGCTACTACATGGAGCACGCTCACGACGTCGCGAGCGAAATCGTCCAACGCAACCCACGGTCCTACGAGCTCAACCTGGTCAAGACCTACTATGAGTCGACCATCAAGGAGCACCTGCACGTCACCGGTGACCTCGACCGGGCACAGGAGGCCGGGTTCGCGTTGGTCGCGTTGGACCGGGTATGGGCGCCCAGTTACGGCGAACTTGCCGAGGTGTACCTGCGGGCAGGCAAACCGGAGGAAGCCGCCCGGCTCTATGAACGCGCGGCCGAGCTTGGCCCACCCTATTACGGCAACCATCTGCGCAGCGCCGCACAATGCCGGGAAAAGGTCGGACAGTTCGATGTCGCCGTTGAATACTATTTGCGCCTGTCCGAACTGGCGCCACTGAGTGAACCCGTGGCAAAGGCTGGTCTCGCCGCCGCGAGTAGGATTTCGCATCCGTCGATTCGACACTTCGCCGGTGTACTGGAGTACACCGCCGGGAGATCGGAACCGACACCCACGCGATCCACGGACGACCAGTAG
- a CDS encoding MATE family efflux transporter has product MQHTQLTARNYGSFASLIVVLGFATTGVGAVDLAMIAPKGVQHVAAVGQGDLLVTGVLAFFLGVVESFSSRLALAEGERTTAQRLPVLAGALLVMVVLCQLLAFGVAAFSEPALTLLGQKGDIVPLIGDYVSTRMLGAAFVVLYYGLNEALKICGARNMSLVVLLVGLGLNAVLDWAFLYTGGQAWFASPESAVAASTVAAQLVMVVLAGWMFAVRMRARGQRWARPSRRAVTEEFLGQLRTGPGVGARHLNDYAGSVVPVMFIGATDVQVLAAALVATKIYTLFCRFPQACFEATFVFYGYSLGRADTDHAATVRTLRRYAAAPTALAAVLAIVALPWEVDLFAGEGLDHGLAQLFFLAYMLYLPAYFFEQMLGRMLTVHRKGGLLFTASTTLTYLVTIPLAWVSVFVFHSVFLAIASKGVATVALAYIYWRAFRTATRSPAEVRVA; this is encoded by the coding sequence ATGCAACACACCCAGCTCACAGCGCGTAACTACGGGAGCTTCGCCTCGCTGATCGTGGTGCTCGGCTTCGCCACAACGGGGGTCGGAGCGGTCGACCTGGCGATGATCGCCCCCAAGGGGGTCCAGCACGTCGCCGCGGTCGGCCAGGGCGACCTACTCGTGACGGGTGTGTTGGCGTTCTTCCTCGGCGTCGTCGAGTCCTTCAGCAGCAGGCTGGCGCTGGCCGAGGGAGAACGGACGACGGCGCAGAGGCTGCCCGTGTTGGCCGGCGCCCTTCTGGTGATGGTTGTACTGTGCCAACTCCTCGCCTTCGGTGTCGCCGCTTTCTCCGAGCCCGCGTTGACCCTGCTCGGTCAAAAGGGCGACATCGTCCCGCTGATCGGCGACTACGTGAGCACGCGCATGCTCGGTGCCGCGTTCGTGGTGCTCTACTACGGTCTCAACGAGGCGTTGAAAATCTGCGGCGCCCGCAACATGTCGCTGGTGGTCCTGCTCGTCGGCCTAGGCCTCAACGCGGTGTTGGACTGGGCGTTCCTCTACACCGGCGGGCAGGCGTGGTTCGCGTCGCCGGAGAGCGCGGTGGCCGCCTCGACCGTTGCCGCCCAGTTGGTCATGGTCGTGCTGGCCGGATGGATGTTCGCGGTGCGGATGCGGGCCAGGGGCCAGCGGTGGGCGCGGCCGTCACGGCGGGCGGTGACCGAGGAGTTCCTCGGCCAGTTGCGTACCGGGCCAGGTGTCGGTGCCCGCCACCTCAATGACTACGCGGGCTCGGTCGTCCCGGTCATGTTCATCGGCGCCACCGACGTGCAGGTACTCGCCGCCGCGCTGGTGGCCACGAAGATCTATACGTTGTTCTGCCGCTTCCCACAGGCTTGCTTCGAGGCCACCTTCGTCTTCTACGGCTACTCGCTGGGCCGTGCCGACACCGACCACGCAGCGACGGTACGCACGCTGCGCCGCTACGCCGCGGCACCCACTGCCCTCGCCGCGGTCCTGGCCATCGTCGCGCTCCCGTGGGAGGTTGACCTCTTCGCCGGCGAGGGCTTGGACCATGGCCTGGCGCAGCTGTTCTTCCTGGCATACATGCTGTACCTGCCGGCATATTTCTTCGAGCAGATGCTGGGCCGGATGCTCACCGTGCATCGGAAGGGCGGCCTGCTGTTCACCGCGTCGACCACACTCACCTACCTGGTGACCATCCCGTTGGCCTGGGTGTCCGTGTTCGTCTTTCACTCGGTGTTCTTGGCCATCGCGAGCAAAGGTGTCGCCACCGTCGCGCTCGCCTACATCTACTGGCGTGCCTTCCGCACAGCCACAAGGTCCCCTGCGGAGGTCCGCGTTGCCTAG
- a CDS encoding PQQ-binding-like beta-propeller repeat protein, which produces MPTSCWEREPAVCGLDRLVHHDGAGHATAVPVSSSPAVVTGAGVVFAAGDGTVRFYDRELSKVFWRQRLDSPVYASLVVDAERRHVVVAATSGLVVCFDLRGSVVWSTETGVPVYATPTRLPGSDVLMIAAFTSRAIGLDLATGVILFDRAVPRPWHAEHGGSAAHRDPYASPVATANGTAVLACGEHALCLAPDGTELWRHDLGVAVKASPVAIHETGDVMMCPVDGRCVFMDSATGSERGHTRLGAKVIGSPAVSEGVVVAGTQHGTVTAFDADARAVRWTAPFGASREYTSFTVLPNGDFAATSTRGNIVALRRADGGFLWETTQVLGLVEHETAMDITPVVGPDGSMYCASYTGSIYHFRFQPTREEDQ; this is translated from the coding sequence GTGCCGACTTCTTGTTGGGAGCGCGAACCAGCGGTCTGTGGACTCGACCGGCTCGTGCACCACGACGGCGCCGGGCACGCAACCGCAGTCCCGGTCAGCTCCAGCCCGGCGGTGGTCACCGGCGCGGGGGTGGTGTTCGCGGCAGGCGACGGGACCGTGCGCTTCTACGACCGCGAGCTGTCCAAGGTGTTCTGGCGTCAGCGGCTCGACAGCCCGGTCTACGCCTCGCTGGTGGTCGACGCCGAGCGGCGGCATGTCGTCGTCGCTGCGACCAGTGGCCTGGTTGTGTGTTTTGACCTGCGTGGTTCCGTGGTGTGGTCCACCGAGACCGGGGTCCCGGTCTATGCCACGCCGACCAGGCTGCCCGGGTCCGACGTGCTGATGATCGCCGCGTTCACCAGCCGCGCCATCGGGTTGGACCTGGCGACCGGCGTGATCCTGTTCGACCGCGCGGTACCCCGGCCGTGGCACGCCGAGCACGGTGGGTCGGCTGCGCACCGGGATCCCTATGCCAGTCCCGTCGCCACTGCGAATGGCACCGCCGTGCTGGCCTGTGGGGAGCACGCCCTGTGTCTCGCGCCGGACGGCACCGAACTCTGGCGCCACGACCTTGGCGTCGCGGTCAAGGCATCCCCCGTCGCCATACACGAGACCGGGGACGTCATGATGTGCCCGGTCGACGGTCGGTGCGTGTTCATGGATAGCGCCACCGGCTCGGAACGCGGTCACACACGCCTGGGCGCCAAGGTGATCGGCAGCCCCGCGGTCTCCGAGGGGGTCGTCGTCGCGGGCACCCAGCACGGGACCGTCACCGCGTTCGACGCCGACGCCCGCGCTGTGCGGTGGACAGCGCCCTTCGGGGCCTCGCGCGAGTACACCTCCTTCACCGTTCTGCCCAACGGTGACTTCGCCGCCACCTCGACCAGGGGCAACATCGTGGCGCTGCGCCGCGCCGACGGCGGTTTCCTCTGGGAGACAACGCAGGTCCTCGGCCTAGTCGAACACGAAACCGCCATGGACATCACCCCCGTCGTGGGCCCGGACGGCAGCATGTACTGCGCGTCCTACACGGGCTCGATCTACCACTTCAGGTTCCAACCGACCCGCGAGGAGGACCAATGA
- a CDS encoding M3 family metallopeptidase, protein MTTAVTAPDRASLSSMDERLSAMMVRTKAILADAPLTEDTLVEITSIYNNVAYVFLYLEANERYVNFDRLLPWRAAFHQDPELDRALLARLVALRCTDPEAERSRLDWVNQLRAKEHEPDTESADRMAGLVGAAKDTLAALADDQAALLAKLGVEVGAVNPPAVFYKMSARIANPVSRTKLARAWRALRDRKEDELVDLVDHMVGELRRQSTARGHHTVLDETLTKCRVTEAQVDAFLQRYLDHALSSYRDLEDEVRTTTGAVDNPMDHFGRHLETLVGAVEVPKLPLRGCLDFVYAVAAGAFGLTVEMVSRTEDVVMTVRVRAGDQEVGQIDFDLWNDEGKALKANHTKGIRNRTDWAGLVQLPVAYVSCRFSRTEGEERITFQNAHSLFHEFGHAINHLLIRKRISNQSGLEYLPLERLEYLSMWFEKWVFHPAFADHLGMSESDHAGLSWCQRIKMIEYRRTYVDRAVTAALDFDVYRHTDGGVRESFQRLDQRFGISAHCTLDDFLPYFTWPMLQANPGAYFAYLWGAADSGEQFRPFQDATLAAVAAMGDQRGRFASCLDFDLPSNEPDVRAVFEFYDRAR, encoded by the coding sequence ATGACCACGGCAGTGACCGCGCCCGATCGGGCGAGCCTGTCGTCGATGGACGAGCGGCTCTCGGCGATGATGGTCCGCACCAAGGCGATCCTGGCGGACGCTCCGCTCACCGAGGACACCCTGGTCGAGATCACCTCCATCTACAACAACGTGGCCTACGTCTTCCTGTACCTGGAGGCCAACGAGCGCTACGTCAACTTCGACCGGCTGCTGCCCTGGCGCGCGGCCTTCCACCAGGATCCCGAGCTGGACCGGGCGCTGCTGGCGCGGTTGGTGGCGTTGCGCTGCACCGACCCGGAGGCCGAACGCTCCAGGCTGGACTGGGTGAACCAGTTGCGGGCCAAGGAGCACGAACCCGACACCGAGAGCGCCGATCGGATGGCCGGGCTGGTCGGCGCCGCCAAGGACACGCTCGCCGCGCTCGCCGACGACCAAGCCGCGCTGTTGGCCAAGCTCGGCGTCGAGGTGGGCGCGGTCAACCCACCCGCGGTGTTCTACAAGATGTCCGCGAGGATCGCGAACCCCGTCAGCCGCACCAAGCTGGCCAGGGCGTGGCGTGCGCTGCGGGACCGCAAGGAGGACGAACTCGTCGACCTCGTGGACCACATGGTCGGCGAGCTGCGCAGGCAGAGCACCGCACGCGGACACCACACCGTGCTCGACGAGACGTTGACCAAGTGCCGTGTCACCGAGGCGCAGGTTGACGCGTTCCTACAGCGCTACCTCGATCACGCCCTCTCGAGCTACCGCGATCTCGAGGATGAGGTGCGCACCACCACCGGCGCGGTCGACAATCCCATGGACCACTTCGGACGCCACCTGGAGACCCTCGTCGGCGCGGTCGAGGTGCCGAAGCTGCCGCTGCGTGGCTGTCTGGACTTCGTCTATGCCGTGGCCGCCGGCGCCTTCGGGCTGACCGTGGAGATGGTGAGCCGGACCGAGGACGTCGTGATGACCGTGCGCGTGCGCGCGGGCGACCAGGAGGTCGGACAGATCGACTTCGATCTGTGGAACGACGAGGGCAAAGCGCTCAAGGCCAATCACACCAAGGGAATCCGCAACCGGACCGACTGGGCCGGGCTGGTCCAGCTGCCAGTGGCTTACGTCTCGTGCCGGTTCAGCCGAACCGAGGGCGAGGAGCGGATCACGTTCCAGAACGCGCACAGCCTGTTCCACGAATTCGGCCACGCGATCAACCACCTGCTCATCCGCAAACGCATCTCCAACCAGTCCGGTCTGGAATACCTGCCGCTGGAACGGCTGGAGTACCTGAGCATGTGGTTCGAGAAGTGGGTGTTCCACCCTGCCTTCGCCGATCACCTCGGGATGTCCGAGAGCGACCACGCCGGCCTGAGCTGGTGCCAGCGGATCAAGATGATCGAGTACCGGCGCACCTACGTCGACCGGGCCGTGACCGCCGCGCTTGACTTCGACGTCTACCGACACACCGACGGCGGGGTGCGCGAGTCCTTCCAGCGGCTCGACCAACGGTTCGGCATCAGCGCCCACTGCACGCTCGACGACTTCCTGCCCTACTTCACCTGGCCGATGCTGCAGGCCAACCCCGGCGCCTACTTCGCCTACCTGTGGGGAGCCGCGGACAGCGGCGAGCAGTTCCGGCCCTTCCAGGACGCGACACTCGCCGCCGTGGCCGCGATGGGCGACCAGCGCGGCAGGTTCGCCTCCTGCCTCGACTTCGACCTGCCAAGCAACGAACCTGATGTGCGCGCGGTCTTCGAGTTCTACGACCGGGCGCGGTGA
- a CDS encoding O-methyltransferase, whose amino-acid sequence MTDSMTSPPAHPTLPTDYIRAVLGPRDAVLDGVLRESLLQRSMPTIQIDDNAGRLLQLFTQLRKPARALEIGTLFGYSAIHIARGLPPGGRLTTIDNDPVAAELARANLVEAGVADRVDVVVGNATEYLATLTPASVGLIFIDADKKAYPAYLKACYPLLEDDGLLIADDAFAQGDFSAENDAGDDSRERAAIHAYNVAVSRAAKLFSAFVGTENGLMVSQRRVS is encoded by the coding sequence ATGACCGACTCGATGACCAGTCCCCCTGCCCACCCCACCTTGCCGACCGACTACATCCGCGCCGTGCTCGGCCCTCGGGACGCCGTGCTCGACGGTGTCCTGCGTGAGTCGCTGCTGCAACGAAGCATGCCGACCATCCAGATCGACGACAACGCGGGCCGGCTCCTGCAACTGTTTACCCAGCTGCGCAAACCCGCCCGCGCACTGGAGATCGGTACCCTGTTCGGCTACTCGGCGATCCACATCGCCCGCGGCCTACCTCCCGGCGGGAGGCTGACCACCATCGACAACGACCCGGTCGCTGCGGAACTGGCCAGAGCCAACCTCGTTGAGGCGGGGGTCGCCGACAGGGTGGATGTCGTTGTCGGCAACGCCACCGAGTACCTCGCCACCCTCACCCCCGCCAGTGTTGGGCTGATCTTCATCGACGCGGACAAAAAGGCGTACCCTGCCTACCTCAAGGCATGCTATCCGTTACTGGAGGACGACGGCCTGCTCATCGCTGACGACGCGTTCGCGCAGGGCGACTTCAGCGCCGAGAACGACGCCGGCGACGACAGCCGCGAGCGCGCCGCGATCCACGCCTACAACGTGGCGGTCAGCCGCGCGGCCAAGCTGTTCTCCGCCTTCGTGGGCACCGAGAACGGGCTCATGGTCAGCCAGCGGAGGGTGTCATGA
- a CDS encoding SDR family NAD(P)-dependent oxidoreductase has translation MTGGRALVIGASQGLGAHFARRLAEDGWKVTGLGRRLAERVPGELDYIQADLAAPAAVTEVLARIGPTPELIVHNAVVYPGQGPHALPDLESVFRANTLAPYLLLSELLAARPPEQPCACVVVNSDSIFHARAQSGVYAASKAALRVLTTTMADRFRGSGASVSTLLLGPIADPKKVADLRRVAEQRGVDEQAITRTFLGRSNTDLVIDELIGFEPCYQALATLAGLGKAGNGAVFRVDGGSGGSLV, from the coding sequence ATGACCGGCGGGCGTGCCCTCGTGATCGGCGCCAGCCAGGGGCTGGGTGCGCACTTCGCGCGCCGACTGGCCGAGGACGGCTGGAAGGTCACTGGCCTCGGGCGGCGTCTGGCCGAACGGGTCCCCGGAGAACTGGACTACATCCAGGCCGATCTCGCCGCCCCCGCCGCAGTGACCGAGGTGCTGGCACGAATCGGGCCGACGCCGGAACTCATCGTGCACAACGCCGTCGTCTACCCGGGGCAGGGACCGCACGCACTGCCGGACCTGGAGTCGGTGTTCCGCGCCAACACCTTGGCACCCTACTTGCTGCTGTCGGAGCTGCTGGCCGCCAGGCCGCCGGAACAGCCCTGTGCCTGTGTGGTGGTCAACTCCGACTCGATCTTCCATGCCCGTGCGCAGTCCGGTGTGTACGCGGCGAGCAAGGCGGCGCTGCGGGTGTTGACGACCACGATGGCCGACCGGTTCCGCGGTTCGGGGGCCAGCGTGTCCACCCTGCTGCTGGGACCGATCGCCGACCCGAAGAAGGTCGCGGATCTGCGCCGTGTCGCCGAGCAGCGCGGGGTCGACGAGCAGGCGATCACCCGGACCTTTCTCGGCAGGTCCAACACCGACCTGGTGATAGACGAGCTGATCGGGTTCGAACCGTGCTATCAGGCCCTCGCCACCCTCGCCGGGCTTGGCAAGGCCGGTAACGGCGCGGTGTTCCGGGTGGACGGCGGCTCCGGCGGCTCACTGGTCTGA
- a CDS encoding aldo/keto reductase, translating to MRYRWLGRTGVKVSEFGFGAATLGSRWGPRWTMSEEDADVVVGLALDAGINHFDTANVYNGGESEVWLGRALKAHSARDRVVLSTKFGYRTDPRNVNSGGSGRRAMTAAVDRSLRRLGTDWIDLYYLHLWDRETPVAETLAAAQTLVAQGKIRYLGVSNVPAWYVGVAEGLHPGAVSAVQLNYNLLVRSVEHEFATLAEHTGVGLVGWGPLANGLLAGRYRVAEGERRLEGAGRLTETFGTGNVDPFAPGVGDVLEQLDKVAADTGHPRAVVALAWLLGREPLASILLGVSGPEQLAQNLRAAEVDLPEDARTALDRVSEPVLAHPYNFLTPQLQKLVHGNDLPQRQKRAADA from the coding sequence ATGCGCTACCGATGGCTGGGGCGAACTGGCGTGAAGGTCTCCGAATTCGGCTTTGGCGCGGCGACCTTGGGATCGCGCTGGGGTCCACGGTGGACGATGTCCGAGGAGGACGCGGACGTCGTCGTCGGGCTGGCGCTGGACGCGGGGATCAACCACTTCGACACCGCCAACGTCTACAACGGCGGGGAGAGCGAGGTGTGGCTCGGTCGGGCGCTGAAAGCGCACTCGGCCCGCGACCGAGTGGTCCTGTCGACCAAGTTCGGCTACCGGACCGACCCGAGGAACGTCAACAGCGGCGGCAGCGGCAGACGCGCGATGACCGCCGCCGTGGACCGCTCGCTCAGACGACTTGGCACGGACTGGATCGACCTGTACTACCTGCACTTGTGGGACCGCGAGACACCGGTCGCAGAGACCCTAGCCGCCGCGCAGACCCTGGTCGCACAGGGCAAAATCCGCTATCTCGGCGTGAGTAACGTGCCCGCCTGGTATGTCGGCGTCGCCGAAGGGCTGCACCCCGGCGCCGTGTCGGCGGTCCAGCTCAACTACAACCTGCTGGTCCGCTCGGTCGAGCACGAGTTCGCGACTCTGGCCGAACACACCGGGGTCGGGCTGGTCGGGTGGGGTCCGTTGGCGAACGGCCTGCTCGCGGGCCGCTACCGGGTCGCCGAGGGCGAGCGCAGGCTGGAGGGCGCCGGCAGGCTCACTGAGACCTTCGGCACCGGCAACGTCGATCCGTTCGCCCCTGGCGTCGGTGACGTGCTGGAACAGCTCGACAAGGTCGCCGCCGACACCGGGCACCCGCGTGCGGTGGTGGCTCTGGCGTGGCTGCTGGGGCGTGAACCGCTCGCCAGCATCCTGCTCGGGGTATCCGGGCCGGAACAACTGGCACAGAACCTGCGCGCAGCGGAGGTCGACCTGCCCGAGGACGCGCGGACCGCGCTCGACAGGGTCAGCGAACCCGTGTTGGCCCACCCGTACAACTTCCTGACACCACAACTGCAAAAGCTCGTCCACGGCAACGACCTGCCGCAACGCCAAAAGAGGGCCGCTGATGCGTAA